TTTCCGGTTGATGGACATTGAGTTTCTGCCGCACTTCCATCGACAAACCATTAACTTCGATATAGTCAAATGCCGCTGGCATTTTCAGATTTTCAAAATATGCGTGCCGCTCTACCTCTTTCGCCTGCCGTTCGATGTAACCGGCATACTTGACTTGAATTTCCACCTGTTCACGCACGGCCGGATCGATCACACCGGGAGCAGCCAGTGCCTGCCCTTCCACGCCTTGCAAGCTCATCAAACTCTCGTAAGTCACTTCAGGACGACGCAGCAAATCGGCCAAGGAGTATTCGCGTTCCAAAGCCTTGCCCACTACGCGCTCTGCTTCGGCTTGCGCGACGATGCGCGGGTTAACCCAGATCGAACGCAAACGCTCCATTTCGCGGGCCACGCTCTCACGTTTTTCTTCAAACAATTTCCACTGCAGGTCACCGACACAACCGAGTTCGCGGCCAATTTCAGTCAAACGCATATCGGCATTATCTTCGCGCAAGCTCAAGCGGAATTCAGCGCGGCTGGTAAACATCCGATACGGCTCTTGCACACCCTTAGTAATGAGATCGTCGACCAAGACGCCGAGATAAGCTTCATCGCGGCGTGGAGTCCAAGCCGCACGGCCTTGGGTTTGCAATGCCGCATTCAAGCCAGCCAACATACCCTGCGCCGCCGCCTCTTCGTAACCGGTGGTACCGTTGATTTGTCCGGCAAAGAACAAGCCTTCGATCTGGCGCGTTTCCAAAGACAATTTCAAACCACGTGGATCAAAATAATCGTATTCGATTGCATAGCCAGGACGCAGGATAAACGCCTGCTCCATCCCACGCATGGAGCGCACCAAGTTCAGCTGCACATCAAATGGCAAACTGGTCGAGATACCGTTGGGGTAATACTCATTCGTCGTCAAGCCTTCGGGCTCGAGGAAAATTTGATGCGAATCCTTACCGGCGAAGCGATGAATCTTATCTTCTATCGATGGGCAATAGCGCGGCCCTACCCCTTCGATCACGCCGGTATACATCGGGCTGCGGTCGAGACCGGCGCGAATAATATCGTGGGTGCGTTCGTTGGTATGGGTGATCCAGCACGGTACTTGGCGCGGATGCATGGCCGCATTACCAAGATAAGAAAACACCGGCACCGGAGCGAGATCGCCGGGCTGTTCCTGCATGACGGAAAAATTGATACTACGACCATCGATACGCGGTGGCGTACCGGTTTTCAAACGCCCCTGTGGTAAGGCCAATTCTTTCAAGCGCGCCGACAAAGACAAGGCTGGCGGGTCACCGGCACGACCGGCCGAATAACTGTTTAAGCCGACGTGGATCTTCCCATCGAG
The sequence above is drawn from the Undibacterium sp. CCC3.4 genome and encodes:
- the mnmG gene encoding tRNA uridine-5-carboxymethylaminomethyl(34) synthesis enzyme MnmG — encoded protein: MFYPKEFDVIVVGGGHAGTEAALASARMGQSTLLLSHNIETLGQMSCNPSIGGIGKGHLVKELDAMGGAMAIATDEAGIQFRILNSSKGPAVRATRAQADRILYKQAIRSRLENQPNLYLFQQAVDDLLVENNRVVGAVTQAGITFRARAVVLTAGTFLDGKIHVGLNSYSAGRAGDPPALSLSARLKELALPQGRLKTGTPPRIDGRSINFSVMQEQPGDLAPVPVFSYLGNAAMHPRQVPCWITHTNERTHDIIRAGLDRSPMYTGVIEGVGPRYCPSIEDKIHRFAGKDSHQIFLEPEGLTTNEYYPNGISTSLPFDVQLNLVRSMRGMEQAFILRPGYAIEYDYFDPRGLKLSLETRQIEGLFFAGQINGTTGYEEAAAQGMLAGLNAALQTQGRAAWTPRRDEAYLGVLVDDLITKGVQEPYRMFTSRAEFRLSLREDNADMRLTEIGRELGCVGDLQWKLFEEKRESVAREMERLRSIWVNPRIVAQAEAERVVGKALEREYSLADLLRRPEVTYESLMSLQGVEGQALAAPGVIDPAVREQVEIQVKYAGYIERQAKEVERHAYFENLKMPAAFDYIEVNGLSMEVRQKLNVHQPETLGQCGRISGVTPAAISLLLVHLKKRGFKEFATAPDTSAAVAADIGASV